Within the candidate division KSB1 bacterium genome, the region TTGACAGCGGGCACTTTTTTGCCTATTTTATATTAGGATTCCTAATATAAAACCCTTCGTTGATTTTCTGCCTGAAAGGAGATTTGCATGCACAAAAAAAACGTATTCACCACCGCCGGCCTTGTGGTGGCGCTGTGCCTGAGTTTGGGTGCTTACCTCACCAAGGCTGATGCTGACACCAACCAGGTCGCTTACCCTGAAGGTTACCGCGCCTGGCCGCACGTCAAATCCATGGTGCTGCAGGAAGGCCATCCGCTGTATGAGTCCTTCGGCGGCATTCACCACGTTTATACCAATGCCAGAGCCCTGGCGGCGATGAAAGCCGGGAAGGCTTATCCTGATGGATCGGTTCTGGTTTTCGACCTGCTTGAAGCCAAGTCCGAAAATAATGCCATCGTCGAGGGCAGCCGCAAAGTCGTCGGCGTCATGCAAAAGGATTCCAAAAAATTTGCCGAGACCGGCGGCTGGGGCTTCGAGGCCTTCAAAGGCGATACGAAAGAGCGGGTGGTGACCGACGCCAAGAGCGCCTGCTTTGCCTGCCATGCCGGCCAGAAGGCACAAGATTACGTTTTTTCCACTTATCGCCAGTAAGCGTTATCCGGAGTGCAAAACTTCAACTTCGCCCGCGGGCAAAACAGGAGTTTTGCACTCCTCCCATTGCATATCCAGCAGCAATGCCTCTCGATGTCTTTCATGACAAACGAAAGTTGCTGCAAACAGTGGCGGCGTTGTCCACAGCACTGATGGCATGCAGCAGCGGGCCGTTGAAAACACAGAACACCACGACTACCATTGCCGCGGTTTCAGCAGAAAAAATTTATCAGGAATGGGGATGCGGTAC harbors:
- a CDS encoding cytochrome P460 family protein, with protein sequence MHKKNVFTTAGLVVALCLSLGAYLTKADADTNQVAYPEGYRAWPHVKSMVLQEGHPLYESFGGIHHVYTNARALAAMKAGKAYPDGSVLVFDLLEAKSENNAIVEGSRKVVGVMQKDSKKFAETGGWGFEAFKGDTKERVVTDAKSACFACHAGQKAQDYVFSTYRQ